From the Quercus lobata isolate SW786 chromosome 6, ValleyOak3.0 Primary Assembly, whole genome shotgun sequence genome, one window contains:
- the LOC115993694 gene encoding uncharacterized protein LOC115993694 isoform X2, translating to MDRNETSRKRKKHLPNPIFTRSSRSQIHEDDADADADDLRILIKDLRTKRVFSPDASALCNLNLEPDLGISYETQSQKNDDLAEPEVEVSLSGITFREIPPPGIGKCLGAANIHNNVSTTKSVLKPCFRRKLFKTPGSVSYKRLLPFLMDITKDNPYAPENIQCSKLDKGLGQKQQLQPKLASMGQEVFMDMSNMNQCPIDCKTGESGNSPTSVLISANESSNGNIVHSTSAEHYSESLMSFHSKKLVDDKELSVNGQVQKFELGNKNCTKPDTSSVLEDDTKGQSDDRETEKIECLCVCEDQDVDAVNPELSFITDWCHSGRDRGVGLHNDDLKQCETRGMKKANNVYPYKAQNLNPNFSEAENSESFNLKKRGDNGSQVLNQVDNSNEEFVELTPPDAEENGGGGVEFIQKSTDSLGKPLNGTNTRDVLCASDKRNYSHSKSKEVLNPCSRLKLYKSPGSFSYRRLLPFLMDIKRENSCASGNGHQSKLEKGLKVLFAPHVTSDFQEKPIDNSNGYKFHEEHHTTNCGILPMTLLTSAHESSNDDKSEHSPQDISKFTISLDSQKEHHLQDRYSQLVGTSPSKECSVPEIDPQVAALCPPVSQEALSREEGTTLAYRRVSVDNEADCPSSFTKSSNAAKPVEGNNLSQITPQLEASAPSGVHGTAHKKGILKRNPRGCRGLCTCLNCASFRLHAERSFEFSRNQMQDAEEVALNLIKELSYLRNMLEKSADGFNDHSVVKVNQVKEACRKASEAEELAKDRIGQMNYELDIHCRITPPRVRFANHVEENVIPKADMPSK from the exons ATGGACCGAAACGAGACCTCGAGGAAGCGCAAGAAACATCTCCCAAACCCTATCTTCACACGCAGCAGCAGATCTCAGATCCACGAAGACGATGCCGATGCCGATGCCGATGATCTCCGTATCCTGATCAAAGATCTCCGCACTAAACGGGTCTTCTCCCCCGACGCTTCTGCTTTGTGCAATCTCAATTTGGAGCCTGATTTGGGAATTTCTTATGAAACCCAGAGCCAGAAGAATGATGATTTGGCTGAACCTGAGGTCGAGGTGTCACTGTCAGGTATTACTTTTAGAGAGATTCCTCCTCCTGGAATCGGCAAGTGCTTAGGAGCAGCCAACATTCACAACAATGTCTCAACCACCAAATCG GTTCTCAAACCATGTTTTAGGCGGAAACTGTTCAAAACTCCAGGTTCAGTTAGCTATAAAAGATTGCTTCCTTTTCTGATGGATATCACAAAAGATAATCCAT ATGCTCCAGAAAATATTCAGTGCTCAAAACTGGACAAGGGGTTGGGACAAAAGCAGCAGCTTCAACCGAAGTTAGCTTCTATGGGTCAAGAAGTTTTCATGGATATGTCTAACATGAATCAATGTCCAATAGATTGTAAAACTGGTGAATCTGGTAACTCGCCAACATCTGTACTAATTTCTGCCAATGAGTCATCAAATGGTAACATCGTACATTCTACATCAGCTGAACACTATTCTGAATCGTTAATGTcatttcattctaaaaaattgGTTGATGATAAGGAGCTGTCTGTTAATGGACAAGTTCAGAAATTTGAGTTGGGTAATAAGAATTGCACAAAGCCTGATACATCTTCGGTTTTGGAGGATGACACAAAGGGCCAAAGTGATGATAGAGAAACTGAGAAAATTGAATGTCTATGTGTTTGTGAAGATCAAGATGTTGATGCTGTAAACCCTGAGTTGTCTTTCATTACGGATTGGTGTCATTCAGGGAGAGATCGTGGAGTTGGTCTGCACAATGATGATCTGAAGCAGTGTGAGACTAGAGGGATGAAGAAAGCTAATAATGTATATCCTTATAAAGCTCAGAATTTGAATCCTAATTTTTCTGAAGCAGAGAATAGTGaatcatttaatttaaaaaagagagGCGATAATGGTAGTCAGGTTCTAAATCAAGTTGATAATTCAAATGAAGAATTCGTTGAGTTGACACCACCAGATGCAGAAGAAAATGGAGGTGGTGGAGTAGAATTTATTCAGAAGAGTACAGATAGCCTTGGGAAGCCATTAAATGGAACTAACACCAGAGATGTTCTCTGTGCCAGTGATAAGAGAAACTACTCCCATTCTAAAAGCAAAGAG GTTCTAAATCCATGTTCGAGACTGAAGTTATACAAAAGTCCAGGCTCGTTCAGCTACAGAAGATTGCTTCCATTTCTAATGGATATCAAAAGAGAAAATTCTT GTGCTTCAGGGAATGGTCATCAATCAAAACTTGAGAAGGGTTTGAAAGTACTGTTTGCACCACATGTCACTTCTGACTTTCAAGAGAAGCCAATTGATAATTCAAACGGTTACAAATTTCATGAAGAGCATCATACTACAAATTGTGGAATTCTGCCAATGACTCTATTGACTTCTGCCCATGAGTCATCTAATGATGATAAATCAGAGCATTCTCCTCAGGATATTTCTAAATTCACAATATCACTTGATTCACAAAAGGAACATCACTTGCAAGATAGATATAGTCAATTGGTGGGGACTTCCCCTAGCAAAGAGTGTTCTGTACCTGAAATTGATCCACAAGTTGCTGCACTTTGTCCTCCTGTCAGCCAAGAAGCTTTGTCTAGGGAAGAAGGTACAACTTTGGCCTATCGACGAGTCTCTGTTGACAATGAGGCAGACTGCCCTAGTTCATTTACAAAATCTTCTAATGCGGCAAAGCCAGTTGAGGGAAACAACTTGTCTCAAATTACACCTCAACTTGAAGCCTCAGCTCCTTCAGGAGTTCATGGCACTGCACACAAAAAGGGGATTCTTAAAAGAAATCCACGAGGATGCAGAGGGCTCTGTACTTGTTTGAATTGTGCTTCTTTTCGTCTCCATGCAGAGAGATCATTTGAGTTCTCCAGAAATCAGATGCAAGATGCTGAAGAGGTGGCCTTAAATTTGATTAAGGAACTATCATACCTTAGGAATATGTTGGAGAAATCTGCTGATGGTTTCAATGATCATTCTGTTGTTAAAGTCAATCAG GTGAAAGAAGCATGCAGGAAAGCATCAGAAGCAGAAGAACTAGCAAAAGACCGCATAGGCCAAATGAACTATGAGCTCGACATCCACTGCAGGATCACA CCGCCAAGAGTTAGATTTGCCAATCATGTTGAAGAAAACGTCATTCCCAAGGCTGACATGCCAAGCAAATAG
- the LOC115993694 gene encoding uncharacterized protein LOC115993694 isoform X1 — MDRNETSRKRKKHLPNPIFTRSSRSQIHEDDADADADDLRILIKDLRTKRVFSPDASALCNLNLEPDLGISYETQSQKNDDLAEPEVEVSLSGITFREIPPPGIGKCLGAANIHNNVSTTKSVLKPCFRRKLFKTPGSVSYKRLLPFLMDITKDNPYAPENIQCSKLDKGLGQKQQLQPKLASMGQEVFMDMSNMNQCPIDCKTGESGNSPTSVLISANESSNGNIVHSTSAEHYSESLMSFHSKKLVDDKELSVNGQVQKFELGNKNCTKPDTSSVLEDDTKGQSDDRETEKIECLCVCEDQDVDAVNPELSFITDWCHSGRDRGVGLHNDDLKQCETRGMKKANNVYPYKAQNLNPNFSEAENSESFNLKKRGDNGSQVLNQVDNSNEEFVELTPPDAEENGGGGVEFIQKSTDSLGKPLNGTNTRDVLCASDKRNYSHSKSKEVLNPCSRLKLYKSPGSFSYRRLLPFLMDIKRENSCASGNGHQSKLEKGLKVLFAPHVTSDFQEKPIDNSNGYKFHEEHHTTNCGILPMTLLTSAHESSNDDKSEHSPQDISKFTISLDSQKEHHLQDRYSQLVGTSPSKECSVPEIDPQVAALCPPVSQEALSREEGTTLAYRRVSVDNEADCPSSFTKSSNAAKPVEGNNLSQITPQLEASAPSGVHGTAHKKGILKRNPRGCRGLCTCLNCASFRLHAERSFEFSRNQMQDAEEVALNLIKELSYLRNMLEKSADGFNDHSVVKVNQVKEACRKASEAEELAKDRIGQMNYELDIHCRITCLQPPRVRFANHVEENVIPKADMPSK; from the exons ATGGACCGAAACGAGACCTCGAGGAAGCGCAAGAAACATCTCCCAAACCCTATCTTCACACGCAGCAGCAGATCTCAGATCCACGAAGACGATGCCGATGCCGATGCCGATGATCTCCGTATCCTGATCAAAGATCTCCGCACTAAACGGGTCTTCTCCCCCGACGCTTCTGCTTTGTGCAATCTCAATTTGGAGCCTGATTTGGGAATTTCTTATGAAACCCAGAGCCAGAAGAATGATGATTTGGCTGAACCTGAGGTCGAGGTGTCACTGTCAGGTATTACTTTTAGAGAGATTCCTCCTCCTGGAATCGGCAAGTGCTTAGGAGCAGCCAACATTCACAACAATGTCTCAACCACCAAATCG GTTCTCAAACCATGTTTTAGGCGGAAACTGTTCAAAACTCCAGGTTCAGTTAGCTATAAAAGATTGCTTCCTTTTCTGATGGATATCACAAAAGATAATCCAT ATGCTCCAGAAAATATTCAGTGCTCAAAACTGGACAAGGGGTTGGGACAAAAGCAGCAGCTTCAACCGAAGTTAGCTTCTATGGGTCAAGAAGTTTTCATGGATATGTCTAACATGAATCAATGTCCAATAGATTGTAAAACTGGTGAATCTGGTAACTCGCCAACATCTGTACTAATTTCTGCCAATGAGTCATCAAATGGTAACATCGTACATTCTACATCAGCTGAACACTATTCTGAATCGTTAATGTcatttcattctaaaaaattgGTTGATGATAAGGAGCTGTCTGTTAATGGACAAGTTCAGAAATTTGAGTTGGGTAATAAGAATTGCACAAAGCCTGATACATCTTCGGTTTTGGAGGATGACACAAAGGGCCAAAGTGATGATAGAGAAACTGAGAAAATTGAATGTCTATGTGTTTGTGAAGATCAAGATGTTGATGCTGTAAACCCTGAGTTGTCTTTCATTACGGATTGGTGTCATTCAGGGAGAGATCGTGGAGTTGGTCTGCACAATGATGATCTGAAGCAGTGTGAGACTAGAGGGATGAAGAAAGCTAATAATGTATATCCTTATAAAGCTCAGAATTTGAATCCTAATTTTTCTGAAGCAGAGAATAGTGaatcatttaatttaaaaaagagagGCGATAATGGTAGTCAGGTTCTAAATCAAGTTGATAATTCAAATGAAGAATTCGTTGAGTTGACACCACCAGATGCAGAAGAAAATGGAGGTGGTGGAGTAGAATTTATTCAGAAGAGTACAGATAGCCTTGGGAAGCCATTAAATGGAACTAACACCAGAGATGTTCTCTGTGCCAGTGATAAGAGAAACTACTCCCATTCTAAAAGCAAAGAG GTTCTAAATCCATGTTCGAGACTGAAGTTATACAAAAGTCCAGGCTCGTTCAGCTACAGAAGATTGCTTCCATTTCTAATGGATATCAAAAGAGAAAATTCTT GTGCTTCAGGGAATGGTCATCAATCAAAACTTGAGAAGGGTTTGAAAGTACTGTTTGCACCACATGTCACTTCTGACTTTCAAGAGAAGCCAATTGATAATTCAAACGGTTACAAATTTCATGAAGAGCATCATACTACAAATTGTGGAATTCTGCCAATGACTCTATTGACTTCTGCCCATGAGTCATCTAATGATGATAAATCAGAGCATTCTCCTCAGGATATTTCTAAATTCACAATATCACTTGATTCACAAAAGGAACATCACTTGCAAGATAGATATAGTCAATTGGTGGGGACTTCCCCTAGCAAAGAGTGTTCTGTACCTGAAATTGATCCACAAGTTGCTGCACTTTGTCCTCCTGTCAGCCAAGAAGCTTTGTCTAGGGAAGAAGGTACAACTTTGGCCTATCGACGAGTCTCTGTTGACAATGAGGCAGACTGCCCTAGTTCATTTACAAAATCTTCTAATGCGGCAAAGCCAGTTGAGGGAAACAACTTGTCTCAAATTACACCTCAACTTGAAGCCTCAGCTCCTTCAGGAGTTCATGGCACTGCACACAAAAAGGGGATTCTTAAAAGAAATCCACGAGGATGCAGAGGGCTCTGTACTTGTTTGAATTGTGCTTCTTTTCGTCTCCATGCAGAGAGATCATTTGAGTTCTCCAGAAATCAGATGCAAGATGCTGAAGAGGTGGCCTTAAATTTGATTAAGGAACTATCATACCTTAGGAATATGTTGGAGAAATCTGCTGATGGTTTCAATGATCATTCTGTTGTTAAAGTCAATCAG GTGAAAGAAGCATGCAGGAAAGCATCAGAAGCAGAAGAACTAGCAAAAGACCGCATAGGCCAAATGAACTATGAGCTCGACATCCACTGCAGGATCACA TGCTTGCAGCCGCCAAGAGTTAGATTTGCCAATCATGTTGAAGAAAACGTCATTCCCAAGGCTGACATGCCAAGCAAATAG